One Ptychodera flava strain L36383 unplaced genomic scaffold, AS_Pfla_20210202 Scaffold_33__1_contigs__length_2856901_pilon, whole genome shotgun sequence DNA segment encodes these proteins:
- the LOC139127578 gene encoding uncharacterized protein yields MNLIVGTPPSMAICVLDNFISRFIKLLVSCKWYSQLYLKLVTLCREKLCRFKVQDMEFVKLERQHADEVVSLMADMFMKHEPTFSCLKVPVGTATHYCKLVVNRAINDNVSLVAITTKENKIVGAIANFLDDGEPIEGDINDTALLRPMTPISSIVDLLKARFYDLEEVKELQQSGNVFMELHMVAVRDGYHGQGIARRLIQESLLMGMAKGAKMAYGEATNPITQHITQGTLGFVQVGEMIEYTTFEYDDKRPFSDMPAAYMGAILVVKSLNYSRL; encoded by the exons ATGAACCTGATTGTTGGAACACCGCCGTCAATGGCAATATGCGTCCTTGACAACTTTATTTCTAGATTCATTAAACTGTTGGTGAGCTGCAAATGGTACAGTCAGCTTTATCTAAAGCTTGTCACGCTTTGTAGAGAAAAATTGTGCAG ATTTAAAGTTCAAGATATGGAGTTTGTCAAGTTAGAAAGGCAGCACGCTGATGAAGTAGTGTCTCTGATGGCAGACATGTTCATGAAGCATGAACCTACATTTAGTTGTCTGAAAGTACCGGTCGGCACAGCTACACACTACTGTAAATTGGTTGTGAATCGGGCGATAAATGATAACGTCTCATTGGTTGCCATAactacaaaagaaaacaaaattgtcggCGCGATTGCCAATTTTCTTGACGATGGTGAGCCGATAGAGGGCGATATTAATGACACGGCACTACTACGACCTATGACACCAATTAGCAGCATAGTTGATCTACTAAAGGCACGATTCTACGATCTCGAAGAAGTGAAAGAGCTTCAACAAAGCGGGAATGTGTTCATGGAATTACACATGGTCGCTGTAAGAGACGGCTACCATGGACAAGGTATTGCCAGACGATTAATACAAGAAAGCTTGCTGATGGGAATGGCGAAAGGCGCCAAAATGGCTTACGGTGAGGCGACAAACCCCATTACTCAGCACATCACGCAGGGAACACTGGGATTTGTTCAAGTTGGCGAGATGATTGAATATACAACGTTTGAATATGATGATAAACGTCCGTTTTCCGATATGCCTGCTGCATATATGGGCGCCATCTTAGTTGTGAAGAGTCTCAACTATAGTCGACTATAA